The following are encoded in a window of Megalobrama amblycephala isolate DHTTF-2021 linkage group LG19, ASM1881202v1, whole genome shotgun sequence genomic DNA:
- the nts gene encoding neurotensin/neuromedin N, protein MCRNCGTTNKMQMQLTSVMLLFLLCNGLCSDIDQGKRAIEEEVLRSLLTSKVKQSKHIAPLWQLPLQDVCRLMNSLGESWGSEEEQEDAEVQTDYEQRVSGTLAQTLEEMNDLRNLCRVLQPRELQDDQEYLELDKNSDSPLKRKSPYILKRQLRTNKSRRPYILKRNVYY, encoded by the exons ATGTGCAGAAACTGTGGGACTACCAACAAAATGCAGATGCAGCTGACCTCCGTTATGCtcctttttttattatgtaatgGACTATGTTCAG ATATAGACCAGGGAAAAAGGGCAATAGAGGAAGAGGTACTGAGAAGTCTCCTCACTTCAAAG GTAAAGCAGAGCAAGCATATCGCCCCCCTGTGGCAGCTGCCTCTCCAGGATGTGTGCAGGTTGATGAACAGTCTCGGGGAGTCGTGGGGCAGCGAGGAGGAGCAGGAGGATGCAGAGGTTCAGACTGACTATGAGCAGAGGGTCTCGGGTACCCTCGCACAAACACTTGAGGAAATGAATGACCTTCGGAACCTCTGCAGGGTCCTGCAGCCTAGAGAG CTTCAAGACGACCAAGAATATCTGGAGCTGGACAAAAACAGCGACAGTCCACTGAAGAGGAAATCTCCCTATATACTAAAAAGGCAACTGCGCACCAATAAATCAAGACGGCCGTACATTCTGAAGAGAAATGTGTATTACTGA